DNA sequence from the Lysinibacillus sp. OF-1 genome:
ACACCAAGGTGACTACCATAGCTACCCGCCATAACAGTCGGTACACCGTGAATCGTACCCTTTTCTTGATCTACATCTTTCAAGTCCTTATAGTCACCAGGGAATGTTAAATGAGAATGCCCTGTAATTAAAGCATCGATGCCTTCAATTTCTGCTAGTTGGTAACCAACATTTTCAGCACCCTTCACATAAGTGTCCCCACCAATACCTGAATGCGAAAGAACAACAATTACATCTGCACCAGCTTTCTGCATGTCTGGTACTACCTCTTTTACTGCTTCAACAGGCTCCTGCATTTCCACTTTACCTGCTAAATGAATGGCATCCCATTCAACAATCTTTGTTGGAACGATTCCCGTTACACCAACTTTTAGTGTATGCTTTTTACCTGAGCTATCGACCACTTCTTTATCAAGAATGACATACGGTGTATACATACGCTTTTTCGTTTTTGCATCGTAAGTATTAGCATTTACGACTGGATATTTAGCATCGTTTAATACTTCATCTAAAAAGTCTAGGCCATAGTTGAATTCATGGTTTCCTAAAGTTCCACCATCATATTTTAATGCATTAAGTGCTGCGATAGCTGGATGCACTTCCCCTGGCTTTAATACACTTTCTAACGCTTTATAAGAGCCAAGTGGTGTACCTTGAATTAAATCCCCATTATCGAATAACAATGTATTTGGATTTTTAGCGCGCGCTTGTTCAATTAATGTAGCCGTATTAGCTAAACCAACCTCCGTTGAGGGAGCATCTAAATAGTAATTATAATTAGCTAAATTTGTATGGATATCTGTTGTCCCTAAAATCTGAAGGTCTACTGATGCTCCAGCTGAAGGTGCTTTATATTCTGCTACAAAGCGCTCCACAATACTTTCCATTTGCTCCTTCGTCACATAATCACGAGGGCGAATGGTATTATCCTCAAATGCTTGCAAAATGTTTGCAGCAACTGCGTTAGCTAAATCTTGTTTATATGCCTCTGCAATTTGGTCTGCATCTTTAAATTGCTCTAAAATAGAAAGGGAAGCGTTTTCACTAACTAGTCCACGAGCAGATATAACAAATGCTTGTTGACGTGTTAGTTTATCGTTTGGTCCAAATGTAGTTGCTGTTTTACCTTTAATAAGTTTTAATTCCACAGCCTTTTCTACATAAGGTGCTAAATCCTTAGAGACATCGGTAAAGGCAAGAGAAGAACCATCACCTATCTCTACATCTAAGCTCTTTACTAGTTCTTTTACATAATCTGCACGTGTTACATCATTGGAAGCAGCATCTGCAGAAAATCCAAATGGTATAAACGCGAATAGAACGAGTAACATTGCCAAGAAATTAGTTATTAATTTCTTATTCATACAACAACCTCCTTAATAATCTAGTATTTTCCTACAAATCCTATTATATTAAACTAATTCTATTTTTTACTGAATAAATAGTCCTGATTATATGTATTTTTAAAAGAATGGTTAATTACTTTTCTCCAAAATCATAGATTACTATCATTTTAATTCTTGCGTCGCAAACAGGATGTTAGTAAATGTAAATTCTAAATAATTAATTAATATCAATATATCCGACCTCCATACCACACCATACATCTGTTCACAAAATAAAAAAAATCCTCCCGAATTTGAGAGGACTTTTATTAAAAAATATTTTTTATGCATTCACAGTTTGAAGTGATTGAGCTACTTTTTTCACTTCTTCTAGGCCATTTGCAATAATTTCTTGTGCTTTATCAGGTGAAGCATTGTGACCTTCAATAATAACTTCTTCGATAATTTCCATACCGAATACGCCACCTGCTACATTTTTAATGTAATTTACTGACATTTCCATTGGTTGTGCTTCTGGTGATGAGTAGTAGCCACCACGAGCATTTAAAATGATTGCTTTTTTGTCAGTCATTAAGCTAATTAATTGACCATTTTCACCATACTTGAATGTAAATCCAGCTTGGTATACATAGTCGATAAATGTTTGTAAAGGTGCTGGAATTGTTAGGTTCCAAAGTGGGAATGCAAATACAACGATATCAGCTGCAGTTAATGCGTCCATTGCTTTTTGTTTTGCAGCTAAAAGACGTGATTCGATGTCTGTTAGCTCACCGCCATTTTGAACTTTACCAAATGCATTGAAAAGGTCTTGTCCAAAATAAGGCATATCTTCAGCAAATACGTCAAAAGTTGTAACGTTGAGGCCTTGTACATTCTCCATGAATGTATCATACATTTTTGTTGAAATACCGTCTGGACGGTTGTTAGCTTTTACTACTAAAACGTTCATTATATAAATTCTCCCTTAAACATCATAATCTAATATCTCGAATTCAAGATATATATTAATCTTAAAAAATTTCACCTAAAATGTCAACGTTACTTTCCTCAGACTTTTGACTGAAATATTATGTTAAGATTCTTTCATTCATCTAACAAGAGGGGGTATAAAGCTTTACTCCCCTCTGTGTAAACTACAATTTACAGTTATCATCTGTACATACACCCTCATCATCAGAGCCAGCCATCTTTAACTTTGGTTGCAAACCCTCTTCCTCAGCAACTTTACGTAGTGTATCTTCAAATACCTCCTGTGGCTGAGCACCTGAAATACCATATTTACGATTTAAGACAAAAAATGGTACCCCACGAACACCAAGTTGTAGACCTTCTTGAATATCTACTTCTACTTCGTTTTTATAATCGTCACTTGCAAGAACCTTTGCAACCGCTTCACGCTGTAGCCCTACTTGCTCAGCTATCTCTAATAAAATGTCTTCTTGGCCAATACGCTTTCCTTCAATAAAATGGCTGTGTAAAAGTAATTCCACAAGTGCTGTAACATCTCCCTGTTGTTCAGCCCATTTCACAAGTCGGTGTGCTTTTAGCGTATTTTCTTCCATCAAATTGCTAAAGTCGTAGTTTAAGCCCACTTCTTTTGCACGTGCCGTTACGCCCAATGTCATTTCCTTAGCCTTTTCTAAAGACATTCCATATTTCTTGGCTAATGATTCATATACAGTACTAGTCGATTCTACTGGTGTAGTTGGATCTAATTGATAGCTTTTATAAACAAACTCCACTTGCCCTCCAAAGCCAGTATCTTCAATCGCTTTCTCTAATTGCTTTTTACCAATATAACAAAATGGACATACATAGTCAGACCAAATTTCAATTTTCATTACACTCACTCCTTTTGCTTCATTGTAGCGATAGAACAAATCACAAGGCAATATTTATGCTTCACTGCATAAATTTTCAAGCCCTTCTACATACTGAACATAAAAACAATGTGAGGTTTCAATATGACACAATCTCTGTGGCTCGCATCAACCGAGTCAGTCTCGCTAGCTTCTCTTACTTCCTCAACAACTTGTGATGTATGTATTATCGGTGGGGGCTTAACAGGTTTGTATACAGCCTATACTTTAGCAAAAGCAGGTGTGGATGTAGTTCTACTTGAGGCGAATACCCATTTTGGTCACGGAACGACAGGGCATTCCACAGGAAAATTAACAGCACAGCATAGTATTGTCTATGCGAATCTGTTAGAAAAACTATCTATAGAAGAGGCGCAGCTTTATTATCAGCTCAACCAACAAGCCATCGAGAAAGCTAGGCAATTACTTCCGACACACAGTGTTCGATCAGTGGACTCACTGTTGTACTGTCAAACAAAAGAAGGCTATGCACAATTATTAAAAGAATGGAATGCCTATAAGGTTTTAAATATTAAATCTAAAATTACCTCTGAGACAGAGCTACCGTTTCCTATCACAAAAGCATTATGTATGTCACAGCAAGCTCAAATAAATCCTTTAGAGGTGAGTAATTTCCTTGTCAAAGAGGCACAGGCAATGGGGGCAAGACTTTACAGCAATACTCGTGTTCAGCAATTAAACATATCACAAAATAACTTACATACCGAAAAAAATATGTCGGTTCAATACAATAAGCTTATTTTGTGTTCGCATTATCCCATTGAGGCGTTTAAAGGACTCAAACTTTTTAAACTGTCCAATAGTCGCTCTTATATGATTGCTAGTAAGATTTCCGAAACGATGCAGGGGCAATATCTATCCGTTGATTTCCCTTCCCGTTCGATTCGGACTGCCACGATAGACAAGGAACATTATTTAGTAATGGGTGGAGCGAATCATATAGCTGGCGAAACCGTTCATACGGAGCCGTATTATGAAGCGATTTCCAATGAAATGAAGGAACACTTTGAACAACAGCCACTTTATCGATGGTCAGCTCAAGATATTGAAACACCTGACATTGTTCCTTACGTTGGAAGAATTACAAACTCCTTACCTAATGTACTGATTGCTACTGGCTACCGTAAATGGGGGATTTCCAATTCCTTTGTCGCTGGTGACATCTTGTCCACCCTGATTACAGGCGCACAGAGTGAGGATGGTGCCATTGCCCTTTATTCACCGTCACGTACAAAATTCGGCGCGCAATTCATGCAGATGCTTAAAGTAGGGGGCTTTGTTGCAAAGGAATATATAGCTGGTTATATGAAGAACGCCAAAGCACCGACTTGCACCCATTTAGGCTGTAAAACGAAATGGAATGAAGCAGATGAGACATGGGATTGTCCTTGCCACGGTTCACGCTTTAACGCTAAGGGTGAGGTACTTGAAGGCCCAGCAGTACAACCATTAAAACTCGATTAATATGAAAGCTGGATAATTTTCGAATGAACTAAGCAATTTAAACAGAAACCCCGAACTATTACGAAACATTAATGAACATTTCGTAGTTCGGGGTTTTCTTTGGCTAAAATTCTTTTGTCCCAGCCTCTGCCTATTATTTTAGTGCTTCCGTTAATACTGGTACAATTTGTTTTTTACGAGAAACAACACCTGGTAGTACAACACGGTTGTTAATGAGTTCCGCACCGAATCCTTTTGCTGCCGCTTCTGCTACTTGTCCAATTGCAACAGCAGTTGAATCATTATTTAAAATGTCTGTCACAACGAAGAAGAATAAATCTAAGCCGTTTTCTGCAACGTTTTTATTTAATAGGATTTCTAGTTCTTCTTGACGATTAAGTACATCATTAATATCAACTGCATTAACTTGGGCTACAACTGATTTGTACTCACCAAATTGGAATTCTTTCGCATCTAATGATAAAAGATCTTCTAGTGATTTATCAGATAGGTCAGCCCCTGCTTTTAGCATAGCTAATCCATAGTCTGCAACGTCCACACCTGCAATTTTTGCTAGCTCTTCACCAGCTTTTACGTCTTGCTCTGTACAAGTTGGTGATTTAAAAAGTAATGTATCAGAAACAATTGCTGATAACATTAAGCCAGCAATATTAGCTGGTATTGCTACACCATTTTCCTTAAAGATTTTGTTTAGAATTGTTGCTGTACAACCTACTGGCTCAGCACGATAGTATAGTGGATCTGCTGTTTGGAAGTTTGCAATACGATGGTGGTCGATTACCTCTGTAATTTGTACTTCCTCAATACCATCCGCTGATTGTTGGAATTCATTGTGGTCAACAAGAATTACCTTGTCCCCTTCCCCTACTACAGAAGAAATTAAACGAGGTGCTTCAAAACCAAATTTATCTAATGCAAACTGAGTTTCATTATTAATATCTCCAAGACGTACTGCCTCAGCTTCTTCACCAATTTGGTGTTTTAAATAGGCATATACAATAGCAGACGTGATTGTGTCTGTGTCTGGGTTTTTATGTCCAAAAACTAATACTTTACTCATTCAATCAATTCCTCCTAAAATAGCACTTACATTTGTATTTTATTTTATCATATCTTATAGCCTAATAAGTGATAAAGTGTAACTTTGAATCAACGAAGCCTCATCAAACTCACTCGAAAATTTGCTCCTAAAAGCATTTGCTGAATCCAGATAAAATCTTACTGCCTATCATTTATTATATAAAAGAATAATTAATCTTTAAATACATACTTTGCAAATAAGATATATATTATAACTACCTTATGTTGCTATATAACTTTTATTGGGTCTACACACTCCTATAATACTCTCTATTTTTACCAACCTATTTTTAACATTTAATAGTAAAAATGCATCTTTTTAAAAAAATAATTAGTTTATATAGATATTTAGTTGGGTTTTCATATTTAAGTCATCGTAATTTTATGCTATCATCAGATAGTCTATATTTTTGGATATTCAGGAAATGGGGATTACGATGACAAAGAAGATGGAAAAAAAGTACATTCCTTTAGCAAACTATTTTGAAGTAGCTTTACAACAAGAGATCACTTTATCCTTTAGTGAATTAGAAAACATTATGGGACAAGTATTACCAAACGCCGCCTACTTAAATAAGAGCTGGTGGAAAAAAACTAAGCCCCCTCTCTCACACTATTTATCTTGGACCAATGCAGGTTATTATGTTATTGATGTTAAATTAGGGACAAGCGTAACTTTCTCACGTTCGCAAATGAAGCCAACTGAAAGCAGTACTTCTAACAATGAGGAAAGCCCATCTGCATACATAATTCGAGGGATTGAAGCATCCGATGCTAGATCATTCATTCATTTACAAGAGGAAATCTTTCAGCAAACTGACTTCATGTATAATGTTCAAAATGAAGTAGATCTAACGGTCCAACAACTTCGTAAAAATTTAGCCTATTGGAAACAGCTAAAAAACCGCACAATACTACTCTGTGTATTAAATGGCATTTTTGCAGGCTATGCAGTCATTCATGGGTATAAACAATCGAAAGCTAGACATGTTGCTTCTGTTCGCTTAGCAGTAAAGGAAGAACATCAACAAAAGGGCATTGGCTCTGCACTGATGAACGCTGTTGAAAATTGGTCTAAACAGCGAGACATTTCTCGTCTAGAGTTAACGGTGATGGAACATAATAATGTAGCGTTACACCTTTTTACAAAACTAGGGTTTCAACAAGAAGGCATCCGACAAAATGCCATTAAATTAAATGATACGTATGTGAATGAATATAGCTTAAGTAAAATTCTATAATTCATTTTTCCTAGATGTCTAAATCATATTTGGACATCTTTTTTTATAGTGAATTTCATAAAAACACGCATAGACCTGTGTATGAGTACACACCATCTATGCGTTGCCTACATTAAAAAACCTGCTTCTCTCTAGCAGCATCTAAGAATAACACATTACTTTCAACTTGCTCATAGGATTGCTGATATTTTTCATATTGTCCCTTATCTTGACTCATCATTTCCTCTAACAAGGCATGCAAAAAGGAAAATAAGACTGGTGCAATGTTTAGTGAAGAATGCTTTTTTGTGCCAAGAGCAAATAATGCACTGGCATATTCTCGGATAGGGGAAAATGTAGACCCTGTAATCGCAATAATCTTTACTTTCTTCATCTTGGCAATTTCAACAATCGTCTTCATATCCTTCATCTGTTTATCAAAGGATAGCACAATGAATGTCGTATGTTCGCCCATACTATTCATTTGATTAACGAGATCATCCGAGTCTAAGCGAAGCTGCTTAATATTAGAACGTAATGTTTTTAATGTGTTGGCTAACCAATTGGCGACATATGCATTGTGACGAGTACCAAGAATATAGATATGATCTGCCTCATGCATCCATTTCGAGCTTTTTTGAATTTGCTGATCGTTAATCAATTGAATCGTTTCTTGAATATTTTGGCTATCTTGTTGCATGATCTTACCAAAGCTAGAATTAGTTAATTTTTTTACTGTATATGTAGGTTGTAGATTTACCCCTTCATTTTGAGACATCATATATTCTCTAATTTCCTCTTGCAATTCTACATATCCTGATAAATCCATGGCATAACAAAAACGAATTACTGTAGATTCACTTACATTCGCCAGCCTGCCAACCTCTGCTGCTCCATTAGCAATAACTGTAGTGGGATTATCCATCACAAATTGTGCTACTTTACGCTGCCCCTTTGACAGCCTTACAAACCTTTTCTTTATATCCTCATGAATACTCATTCCTAACAACCTTTCTTTCAATGACCTTATCACGAACGGGAGATTGTTTCCTACTGACTCAAAATTCGATTAAAAATACAGTATCACGATTACAATTTGAATACAATGACTTTTCTGAAAAATCTTTAACACATTAACCTGCTAATAGAACAATTTGATTTACCTTTTTATATTGATTTGTCATTTTAACAAATAAATTCGTAAAATTGAATAAAAATTAATAAATACTTATTTTTATGTATTTCACTAGCGAATATAAACAAAAAAGTCCTGGATTCATTACTCTGATCCAGAACTTTTTATTTTTATTCTAATTCAAGCTGCTTTGTTTCCCTTCCAAGGAAGATGACACCCACCACGCCTATAATGATAGCACCACAGAAAATGGCAAAGATAAAGCCTATATCATAGCCTGCCGTTAATAAAAAACCAACGAGCAATGGACCAAAAATACCTCCGATTCGCCCAACAGCTGCCGCCATGCCAGCACCTGTGCCGCGAATAATAGCTGGATATTGCTCAGGTGTATAGGCATATAATGCACCCCATGCCCCTAAGTTAAAGAAGGATAAAAACATCCCTGAAATTAACAATACGGCAAGTGTATCTGCATTCCCAAAAACGAAAGCACTTCCAGCAGTACCAATTAGATAGGAAACAAGGACAAATTTACGGCCGAACTTTTCTATAAACCAAGCTGCTGTAAAATAACCTGGCAATTGAGCTAATGTCATGATTAGAACATATTTAAAGCTTGTAATCATATCAAAGCCCTTTCCAACCATTACACTTGGCAGCCATAAAAACATGCCATAATAGGAGAATACAACTGTAAACCATAATAGCCACAACATAAATGTAGAACGTGCGTACTTCTTCGACCAAACTTCTTTCATATTTTGGCCAATACTGCGTTTTTTGGATTCTTCCTTCACCGTAAATTGTGGTGAGTCTGGCAAATGCCAACGAAGATAAATAGCATAAAAGGCTGGAAGTGCTGTTAATATAAGGGCCACTCTCCATCCCCAAGTAGGGATAACGAAATATGAAATAAGTGCAGCAATTAACCATCCTGCCGCCCAAAAGCTTTCTAATAAGACAACTACACGCCCTCTTTCCTTGGCCGCTACACTTTCAGATACTAATGTTGAAGCTACAGGTAATTCTCCCCCTAGCCCCATACCTACTAAAAAGCGTAAAATTAAAAATGCAGTTAATGTAGTTGTAAAAGCGGATAGTCCACTTGCAATAGAAAATAGGACCAGAGTCCACATAAAAATTTGCTTTCGCCCTACTTTATCAGCAAAAACACCAAAGAAAAGTGCTCCTACAGCCATCCCGATTGAATTAACACTACCTATCCAGCCAGATTGACTTGGTGATAGTCCCCATTCAGCTGCCAATGCCGCAATGACGAAGGATAATATACCAACATCCATGGCATCGAAAAGCCAACCTACCCCCGCTACACCTAAAAGTTTATTTCTAGAAATGGATTGCTGAGGTTTATTTGTTACTACTGTATTTGTTGTCATCCCAACCACCTGTCTTTACACTTGACTTTACATTACAAGATTACTATACAGTTGTTTCAAGAAAGTGACAAGTAAAATTCAAATTACCGAATTGTTTCGACAATTAATGAAATGCTATTGAAATAATAGTACGATTTGCGTTAAAATGTCTTTTATACAAAAACAACTGTTCTTCCTATAAGAACAAAAGGAGATCGTATCGTTATGTGGAAAGGCCTTATTGAAGAATATAAACAATTTTTACCCGTAACTGAAAACACACCTGCTTTAACTTTAAACGAAGGCAATACGCCTCTTATACATTTAGTGAATTTATCTAAGAAACTAGGCATTGAGCTTTACGGAAAAATTGAAGGTGCAAACCCGACAGGCTCATTTAAAGACCGAGGGATGGTATTTGCCGTTGCAAAGGCTATTGAAGATGGGAGTCAATGCGTTATTTGTGCCTCTACAGGAAATACTTCTGCAGCTGCGGCAGCTTATGCAACACGCGCTGGTATTCAATCCATCGTTGTTATTCCGAAAGGAAAAGTCGCTCTTGGTAAACTTGCTCAAGCTACCATGTATGGTGCAAAAATCATCGAAATTGACGGTAACTTTGATGATGCCCTTAATATTGTTCGCCAAGTAAGTGAAACGACTCCTGTCGCACTTGTAAACTCTGTGAACCCATACCGTATTGAAGGTCAAAAAACGGCATCCTTTGAGATTGTAGATGGCTTAGGTACAGCACCTGATTATTTGTGTATTCCAGTAGGTAACGCAGGAAATATTACTGCATACTGGAAAGGCTTTAAAGAATACCATGCAGCGAAAAATTGCGGTCTACCAAAAATGTATGGCTTTGAGGCTGAAGGTGCCGCAGCTATCGTCAAAGGAGAACCTATTGCTAATCCTGAGACAGTGGCAACAGCCATCCGAATTGGTAACCCTGCTAGTTGGAAATTGGCAGAAGCAGCTCGTGATGAATCTGGCGGTATCATTGATTCTGTTACAGATGAAGAAATTGTAGCTGCCTATAAATTAATCGCAAGTACAGAAGGTATTTTCGTTGAGCCTGGCTCTGCTGCTTCTTTAGCAGGTGTTATTAAGTCAGTTGAAAACGGAAAAATACCACAGGGTGCAAAAGTTGTCACAATCTTCACTGGGAACGGACTAAAAGATCCTGATACAGCTATGAACGTTTCTACTGTAGAAGTAGTGTCCCTTAAAAATGATGAAGAAGAAATTCGTGCATATATCGAGGGTGTACTATGAGTAAAGTGTGGCAAATCTCAGTTCCTGGAAGCACGGCCAACCTAGGGCCAGGCTTTGATTCGATAGGACTCGGCTTGTCCCTTTACTTAAAGCTTATCGTTACTTTACAAGATCAATGGAATATTATCCATCTCGATGATAATGGTCCTAAAGAGTTTGAGCTTGAAGAACACTTACTATACGTCATTGCTAAAAAAATTGCAGATCAATATGATCAGCAACTACCTGCTTGTCGTGTCGAGATGACTAGTGAACTTCCATTAGCACGTGGCCTTGGAAGCAGTGCAGCTGTGATTGTGGCAGGTATTGAACTTGCTAACCAAGTATGTGAACTTGGTTTAACTGTTCAAGATAAGCTCAATCTCTCCTCACAGATTGAAGGACATCCAGACAATGCAACCGCTTCTGTTTTAGGGGGATTAACCATTTCCTCAATGGATGACAACGGAATTGTCGATACATTTCATATCAATGATATCGAGGCATCATTTGTGGTATACGTACCAGATGTTGAGCTCAAAACGAGCGAATCTCGTTCTGTTTTACCAGAACAACTAAATCGCGCCTATGCTGTTCGTGCTTCTGCAAATGCGAATATGTTAGCAGCTTCCTTAATGGCACGTGATTTCGAGCGTGCTGGTCATTATATGGAGGCTGATTTATTCCATGAACCGTTTCGTGCAAAGCTAATTCCTGCCTATGCAGAAATTCGTACTGCTGCAAAAGCTAACGGTGCATACGGTACCGCTCTAAGTGGCGCTGGGCCAACGTTGATTTCCATTATTCCTTCTGCTATTGCTACTGACTTTGTTCAGTTAATGACAAAGCAATTCCCAGAGCATCAAGTAATTTTAACAAAAGCGGATGAACATGGTGTGCAAGTCCATAAGCAATAAATGTTTGAAACGTCTACTACCCTAGTAGGCGTTTTTTTGAAAGCAAGTACTTATAAAACTAATATGATAGAAGTATAGAAAAGGATATTTTATACGTGCTTTTCTAAGGAGGGACTATCTTGAAACCAATTATATTCTGTGATTTCGATGGCACGATAACAGAAACTGATAATATCTTTTCATTAATGACTGAATTTGTACGAGAGGATTCTGAAAAAATTGCTAAAGCCATGATGGAACAAACCATTTCATTTAAAGATGGGCTTTCT
Encoded proteins:
- a CDS encoding MurR/RpiR family transcriptional regulator, with amino-acid sequence MSIHEDIKKRFVRLSKGQRKVAQFVMDNPTTVIANGAAEVGRLANVSESTVIRFCYAMDLSGYVELQEEIREYMMSQNEGVNLQPTYTVKKLTNSSFGKIMQQDSQNIQETIQLINDQQIQKSSKWMHEADHIYILGTRHNAYVANWLANTLKTLRSNIKQLRLDSDDLVNQMNSMGEHTTFIVLSFDKQMKDMKTIVEIAKMKKVKIIAITGSTFSPIREYASALFALGTKKHSSLNIAPVLFSFLHALLEEMMSQDKGQYEKYQQSYEQVESNVLFLDAAREKQVF
- a CDS encoding manganese-dependent inorganic pyrophosphatase; this translates as MSKVLVFGHKNPDTDTITSAIVYAYLKHQIGEEAEAVRLGDINNETQFALDKFGFEAPRLISSVVGEGDKVILVDHNEFQQSADGIEEVQITEVIDHHRIANFQTADPLYYRAEPVGCTATILNKIFKENGVAIPANIAGLMLSAIVSDTLLFKSPTCTEQDVKAGEELAKIAGVDVADYGLAMLKAGADLSDKSLEDLLSLDAKEFQFGEYKSVVAQVNAVDINDVLNRQEELEILLNKNVAENGLDLFFFVVTDILNNDSTAVAIGQVAEAAAKGFGAELINNRVVLPGVVSRKKQIVPVLTEALK
- a CDS encoding FMN-dependent NADH-azoreductase, whose protein sequence is MNVLVVKANNRPDGISTKMYDTFMENVQGLNVTTFDVFAEDMPYFGQDLFNAFGKVQNGGELTDIESRLLAAKQKAMDALTAADIVVFAFPLWNLTIPAPLQTFIDYVYQAGFTFKYGENGQLISLMTDKKAIILNARGGYYSSPEAQPMEMSVNYIKNVAGGVFGMEIIEEVIIEGHNASPDKAQEIIANGLEEVKKVAQSLQTVNA
- the thrC gene encoding threonine synthase — encoded protein: MWKGLIEEYKQFLPVTENTPALTLNEGNTPLIHLVNLSKKLGIELYGKIEGANPTGSFKDRGMVFAVAKAIEDGSQCVICASTGNTSAAAAAYATRAGIQSIVVIPKGKVALGKLAQATMYGAKIIEIDGNFDDALNIVRQVSETTPVALVNSVNPYRIEGQKTASFEIVDGLGTAPDYLCIPVGNAGNITAYWKGFKEYHAAKNCGLPKMYGFEAEGAAAIVKGEPIANPETVATAIRIGNPASWKLAEAARDESGGIIDSVTDEEIVAAYKLIASTEGIFVEPGSAASLAGVIKSVENGKIPQGAKVVTIFTGNGLKDPDTAMNVSTVEVVSLKNDEEEIRAYIEGVL
- a CDS encoding GNAT family N-acetyltransferase — encoded protein: MTKKMEKKYIPLANYFEVALQQEITLSFSELENIMGQVLPNAAYLNKSWWKKTKPPLSHYLSWTNAGYYVIDVKLGTSVTFSRSQMKPTESSTSNNEESPSAYIIRGIEASDARSFIHLQEEIFQQTDFMYNVQNEVDLTVQQLRKNLAYWKQLKNRTILLCVLNGIFAGYAVIHGYKQSKARHVASVRLAVKEEHQQKGIGSALMNAVENWSKQRDISRLELTVMEHNNVALHLFTKLGFQQEGIRQNAIKLNDTYVNEYSLSKIL
- a CDS encoding DsbA family oxidoreductase; the protein is MKIEIWSDYVCPFCYIGKKQLEKAIEDTGFGGQVEFVYKSYQLDPTTPVESTSTVYESLAKKYGMSLEKAKEMTLGVTARAKEVGLNYDFSNLMEENTLKAHRLVKWAEQQGDVTALVELLLHSHFIEGKRIGQEDILLEIAEQVGLQREAVAKVLASDDYKNEVEVDIQEGLQLGVRGVPFFVLNRKYGISGAQPQEVFEDTLRKVAEEEGLQPKLKMAGSDDEGVCTDDNCKL
- a CDS encoding bifunctional 2',3'-cyclic-nucleotide 2'-phosphodiesterase/3'-nucleotidase produces the protein MNKKLITNFLAMLLVLFAFIPFGFSADAASNDVTRADYVKELVKSLDVEIGDGSSLAFTDVSKDLAPYVEKAVELKLIKGKTATTFGPNDKLTRQQAFVISARGLVSENASLSILEQFKDADQIAEAYKQDLANAVAANILQAFEDNTIRPRDYVTKEQMESIVERFVAEYKAPSAGASVDLQILGTTDIHTNLANYNYYLDAPSTEVGLANTATLIEQARAKNPNTLLFDNGDLIQGTPLGSYKALESVLKPGEVHPAIAALNALKYDGGTLGNHEFNYGLDFLDEVLNDAKYPVVNANTYDAKTKKRMYTPYVILDKEVVDSSGKKHTLKVGVTGIVPTKIVEWDAIHLAGKVEMQEPVEAVKEVVPDMQKAGADVIVVLSHSGIGGDTYVKGAENVGYQLAEIEGIDALITGHSHLTFPGDYKDLKDVDQEKGTIHGVPTVMAGSYGSHLGVIDLKLEQQGSEWVVVDGKGSLQSIKQEGLKPSATVLKAIKEAHEGTLTYIRQPVGETTAPIHSYFSMVQDDPSIQIVTQAQKWFIEQELKGTADEKTPLLSAGAPFKAGSRNNPLDYTNIPVGPLAIKNMADIYHYDNTVATIKVTGAQAIEWLEMAAGIFATIDSNKTEEQNIIDSEARSYNFDVLDGLTYQIDVSSPAKYDRRGSLVDEKANRIKNVQYNGKPIDLKQEFIIITNNYRVGGSYGATFKNADGSNITNYAYENRQAVVDYIMANKTINPAADNNWSFVPFPANTKVIYLSAKDAQKFIPAGSSIEYLAETEAGFAKYLIK
- a CDS encoding FAD-dependent oxidoreductase; translation: MTQSLWLASTESVSLASLTSSTTCDVCIIGGGLTGLYTAYTLAKAGVDVVLLEANTHFGHGTTGHSTGKLTAQHSIVYANLLEKLSIEEAQLYYQLNQQAIEKARQLLPTHSVRSVDSLLYCQTKEGYAQLLKEWNAYKVLNIKSKITSETELPFPITKALCMSQQAQINPLEVSNFLVKEAQAMGARLYSNTRVQQLNISQNNLHTEKNMSVQYNKLILCSHYPIEAFKGLKLFKLSNSRSYMIASKISETMQGQYLSVDFPSRSIRTATIDKEHYLVMGGANHIAGETVHTEPYYEAISNEMKEHFEQQPLYRWSAQDIETPDIVPYVGRITNSLPNVLIATGYRKWGISNSFVAGDILSTLITGAQSEDGAIALYSPSRTKFGAQFMQMLKVGGFVAKEYIAGYMKNAKAPTCTHLGCKTKWNEADETWDCPCHGSRFNAKGEVLEGPAVQPLKLD
- a CDS encoding MFS transporter, whose product is MTTNTVVTNKPQQSISRNKLLGVAGVGWLFDAMDVGILSFVIAALAAEWGLSPSQSGWIGSVNSIGMAVGALFFGVFADKVGRKQIFMWTLVLFSIASGLSAFTTTLTAFLILRFLVGMGLGGELPVASTLVSESVAAKERGRVVVLLESFWAAGWLIAALISYFVIPTWGWRVALILTALPAFYAIYLRWHLPDSPQFTVKEESKKRSIGQNMKEVWSKKYARSTFMLWLLWFTVVFSYYGMFLWLPSVMVGKGFDMITSFKYVLIMTLAQLPGYFTAAWFIEKFGRKFVLVSYLIGTAGSAFVFGNADTLAVLLISGMFLSFFNLGAWGALYAYTPEQYPAIIRGTGAGMAAAVGRIGGIFGPLLVGFLLTAGYDIGFIFAIFCGAIIIGVVGVIFLGRETKQLELE